From Octopus sinensis linkage group LG14, ASM634580v1, whole genome shotgun sequence:
cacgtaaaaagcacccactacactcatggagtggttggcattaggaagagcaaccagctgtagaaacactggcagatcagacatgagcctggtgcagccccctggcttcccagacccctgtcgaatcatccaacccatgctagcatggaaaacagacattaaacaacgacgatgatcacacacacacacacacacacacacacacacacacacagaactatcAATTCCTTGGACTTTAGGGTAGTTGTCGAGTATTCCTCAGACCTAATTCACTCTAACATAATGTTCAGAATAACAGAATCAGTGTGAAGTAATGAAACAAGGGGATGTACCTTTAGAATTACTGGTACAGGCCATTCACTGgggttccacacagtttccgtcttctTAATTTCGTGGACAAGAACCAGAAGCTGTCTTTCCATAAAGTGCCAGGCAGTGGATATGAACCCTTCACCTCTGGCTTGCAACAAAGTCTCTTGAACCACttggtgcgtttgtgtgtgtgtgtgtgtgtgtgtgtgtgtgtgtccacagaCATAGAAAGAGTAGGCGGGTGAGGGGTGGGGGTGAGGTGGAGAATGAGTGGCAAGCATCCAGACAGAAAAAAGGAGGagtgtcaacaacaacaatgccaatgacgacgatgacaacaacaagagGACGAAGTATTTTTAGACAGAAGTCTTGTTTATTTCTATCCTTCAGATGATTCACCAAAGAAgctgtgaagtatatatatatatatacataatgcgtgtatatataatgtatgtatacatgtgtgtgtgtttattagaaTATTGGCACAATTGGATATCACATGGCTTTGTGATGGtaataatgttggtggtggtggtggtggtggtgtaagaaACAGAGTCAGACTGTTTCTCAAATATCACGCCCTTACTAaagatacattatacaatgtagtCTGTGGTACACTAAGCCCAGTCAGCAAAAGATGAGGtgggcatggctggaatgtctatgACCATAAGCCTGCATAATCCAGGCTGGCCACGACCACTAAACAACACCAATGTGTGGTATCTAAGATAGcaactctatctctctcccctacCTTGCCATATATCACATCCCCCATCACACTAGTTCACCCCACACCATCACTGTGggatatccaccaccaccaccaacaccaccacaaggCCATGTGATATCCAGTTGTTGTgccaatattctatatatatacaccacagatatTTCACTGAATCATCCCCACAATAGAAATAAACATAATTGTATCTATAAATATCttgtcctgttgttgttgttggtggtggtgttgttcttGGTGTTGACACTGTTGCTCCCCCTCCGCTTCTGCCACCACTCTTTTTCTGTCTGGACAGTTGCCACTCATTTGCCACTTCATACCATCACCCATCCAACCATCCACTCTCACCCCCACCTATCCACCCTCCACTCTACACTCATACCAACACTCCAATGTTTCCAGAGTGTGGCTACTTTTCAACATACTTCCATatttagacgtgtgtgtgtgtgtgtgtgagaaaaacagACACAATGTGTCTGTATGCGCTGgtctttatttgtatgtgtgtgtgtggtgtgtgtgtgtgtgtgtgtgtgtgtgtgtgtgtgtgtgtgcttgtgtatatatttgtacttgtgtatgtatgtgctggcaacaaaaaaggaaattacgtgtgtgtgtatacatacgagtgtgtttgagtctgtatatatctgtgtgtgtgtgtgtgtacgtatttgtataAGAGACgagttatacatgtgtatatatattgagagagagagaggagggatatagatagatagatagataaatagatagatagattgatagatagataaatagatagatagattgatagatagatagatagatagatagacagacagacagatagatagatagatagatagataatatatgcaatttaaattcaaatactaattaataaacaaatttgtAGGAACCTTTTTTACCTttcagaacaaaaagaaaaaatgaattttcactttaatattactttcaaattttacaACCCTACATCAAAAATCAAAACCTAATCTGAATAAATGTCTCTCACTCATTAACCATTATTCTTGAATAACTCAACCTTAACTTATTATCAACACTTTTTTTCTCAGTTTTCCCCTAATAATATCCTTTAGAAATGTAAAGGATATGGTTTTCGTATGAAAGGCCTTTGTTCCATAATTTCATAAACTGTTGAAATAATATCTATAACCATAAATATATCACTCTCACACCACCCATGCCCACCCATGAGTATCACTTTCTCCACATAAAGAGTCATTAATTCATCATCTTTTCTCCCATTAACTATGTTTATTGAACACAGCCTGAATCATGATATCTCTATTAGATCCTCGTTATTATGTTTAATTGATAATTCCACCCCACCTACTCCACCATCCTTCCTCACTTCCActaaccctcatcatcatcatcatcatcattttcatcatcatcatcatcaaatgtccgttttccatgctggcatgggttgcacagtttgTCAGGATCCAGCAGGCCACAAGACAACATCAAGCCccaatgtcagctttgccatgctttctacagctggatgcccttcctaacaccaaccactttacagagtgttctagCTGTGttattatgtggcaccagcacatgagGGGTTGCCGAGTTGCTTGCAAGATAAAGAACAATGGAAGGGAAAAGCTCCCATGActaagtggcagtggtggtggtgagcgaTTTGAGAGTTGGGGGAGGTGGCTTTATACCAAGTGTTGGGAGGTCAACCCTATCAGGAACAGCTTATAATCATATTTACAGAATTTCCACTCATCACCATTTCtcaacttacacagaatacacACATGTTTACGCGTTTACTGCCATGAAGTCATAGTTTCTAAATTTAATAGAAAACAGGAGAGGATGTCAGTGTAATTGGTTAGCACACTCATCATAAAATAAAAGGTGTTGGTTCGATTCCCAGGCATACTAAtgcccattttttttctttttgtggtttATACAATCTAATATTTGATTATTTCCAAGGGTCAATATGCAGTGAAAACTTACAAAATTTTCACTTGTTCATGTTTCTTAACTTACACAGAATGTATTTGTatccgtatctctctctctctctctctctctctctttctctctgtgtatatatatatattatatgtatctctttctgttctgtatatatatacatatatatacatacagaacaaATATCTAATGTTTTTCACACCACTCATTAAAAAGCTTTTCTTGGAGAAACTTTGCAGTCAATGTCACCATTTAACTCTGACTGAAGTGGTCAATTATTTAAATCTCTCAATATTTCTTTGTAATGGTCtaacacataaaaatatcttcagttatatacacacacacacaatgtgtatggatatatatatatatatatataatatatatatatacatatatataggagcaggagtggctgtgtggtaagtattttgcttaccaaccacatggttcctggctcagtcccactgcgtggcaccttggccaagtgtattctactatagcctcgagccaaccaaaggtttgtgagtggatttgatagacagaaactgaaagaagcctgttatatatatgtatatatatatatgtatgtgtgtgtatatgtttgtccccccccaacattgcttgacaaccgatgttggtgtgtttacatccccataacttagtagtttggcaatagagaccgatagaataagtactaggcttacataagCATAATTAatggataaaatcattaaaattaatggattttatcagtggccagtgtaaaaaaaaaacctttttaggTAAAATTCATATATAGAGTACAATTGTAAGAGCACAGAAGCCGCTGTACCTGTATGCTAGAAAGAGATGCCAAATCCGTCCAACCACTATAAGACTCACTTcaatacacacatggatatatatatatccatgtgtatgtgagtggatttgagtaCATCTTTTACCTTCTGtctcttgtttcagtaattagactgtggccttgctggagcactgacttgaagactttttagttcaatgaattgacatcagtacttattttttaagactgttactttttctatcagtctccttgactggactgctaagttacaagggcgTAAACATATcaataccagttatcaagcagtggtggggacagacactaacatcaacacacacacacacatcatatatatatatatatcatatatacatacatcagtttctatctaccaattccacttacGAGGCTTTAGTCAACCCAATGTTCCTGAAGACACTTCCTCAAGGTGCTaaacagagggactgaacccagaaccatgtggttgggaagcaagcttattaatacacagccatatatatatatatatacatctcaatGAATATGTATACCATATGTGGACACGTCCTGTATCACAGCATTATACATATAGTCAAAATGGTTCATTTGTGGAAGTGAGAAGTCTATTGTAAGATATATTCCTAACTGATCAGGTACCAACAGCGAAAAGAGGCTGAGAGGATCTGTAACACCTAAAGAAGAGGATACTTGCAGAGAGTTTGAACTCAGTATCTGGGAGCTAGTGGATTCAGCTTAACCATTTCacctgtatgcacatatgtatagacagatttatatatatatatatatatatatatatatatatatatatatatatatatatatatatacatatatatatatatatatacacatatatatatatatatatagatagataggtctggcagtgtttctacagctggaaacactgccagatcagactggagcctggtgcagccttctggcttcccagatccccggtcgaaccgtccaacccatgctagcatggagaacggacgttaaacgatgatgatagatagatagatagggatggatggatggatatagatatagatagataggtagatctaTACATAgctgcatacatatacttatacatgcatacgtttatacttatatatatatcagtctattACCAGAGCAAAGATTTTACATCACCACAGCTATGTATATACACCGTTCCATCATGACTATGCTTGGATATTGTCCCCAGATATCACCACAAACAGCTTAGACTACCATCATAGTAAGATATAGAGATTACTGTGGGTTAATACGTAGATGATCTATAAGCACAGGGGTACTCAATATGGCTATATTTATATCAGGTTGAAGATGGTGAAGTGTAACTTACCAGCAGAACTGACTGAGGTCTTTTGTCAATGGTCGATGTGGTCCATTCACTTTGTGACTCATATTGAGGATAAAATTCGGCTTTAGTTTCGATCAACTGAGTATTCCTGGCCATCATATCGTTGGAACTCCTGTTTAGCGTGTCCGATTTTTTCGTGACGCACGTATAATGGCTTTTTTCTCGGTCGGAGTTGATTTCCGTGATATACTGGTTGTTCCGGTTGTTGTTACATCTGACCACACACAGAGTTATGGACACTACGATCGCCACCGACACTATCACAGCAGATGTGACAATAACAATGACCCAAGTTAAGTTGATCATTTTATCAGACTTTAACTGGACGGTGGACAGTGCTGGAGATGTCTTGTTGCTAACGGTCAGTGTCAAAGAGACAGTTGTAGTGGCTGACAGAACAGGAGTGCCACTGTCTTTTACAGCAAACTCCAGTTGATAGGATCCAGCATCGTTTTGGTAAACTGTCCGAGAGAATGCAAACACTCCTGTGTAAGGGTTAATCTCAAATAATAGTTTATCATTTCCACTGAGGATGCTGTATCTGAGGAAAGCATTTAAATGGCTGTCTCTGTCGGAAGCCCTCAGAACTGCGATTTCATTCTTACTCTGGGGATGATAATGGACATCGAGTGTGAAAGGGTTCACCCCAGGGAAGGTAAAGTAAGGGGCATTGTCATTTTTGTCtaaaacctccaccaccacattgGCAGTGTTGTTCAGTGAGGGAGTTCCATTGTCTTTGACAAACACTTGGAACTCATATTGCTCCTGTTTTTCTCTGTCTAAGGAACTGGTTGTAGAAATAAAGCCATAACTTGTGATACGGAATGGTAGGGTCACTTTATTGTTACTCAACAAATGATAGGAGAGTTGTCCAGAAAGGTCTTGGTCTGGGTCAGTGGCATTGATGTAACCAATTGGGAAATTAGTTTTACCATTTTCATAAGTGAGGAATTTAAAGACTTCTTTCATAAACTGTGGTTGAACATCATTGACATCCATCACTTGAATGAagaattttctctctgttttcatcGATGGAGATCCTTTATCTTCACATGAAATACTGATGTCATAGTGGTCCCTAGTTTCTCTGTCCACAGGTTTCTTTAAcgtaattttatattcttttgatCCTAAATCTAAAAGAATGAACTTATCGTGGTGTAGGCTACATTCCACCTCACCATTCTGTCCAACATCATTGTCAATAACACTGACATAAGCTATGAAACTGCCGACTTTGATCCCTTCGGAAATGGTAGCAGTGTTCTCTCTCAACTCAGTGACGAAATTAATGTCTATCTTAGGGACAGTATTTTGTTggtttattacatttattaaaacCATTGCTGTGGAACTTGACGAAGGATTGCCTCCATCTTTTGCTTCAACAAACAACTTGTAGGTCTGTTTTTGTTCGGAATTTAATGTTTTCTGAGTGAAAATTTCACCTGTCACTTCATTCAGTTTAAAATAAGA
This genomic window contains:
- the LOC115218780 gene encoding protocadherin beta-7-like isoform X2, which produces MCTSSAGTMLALVILLLSSLDICFAIDITFRVQEEKNIGTYVGDVAAESHFLDGMLSQHTNLITFNQLQQKQAGVSQLFNVSKRGELYTTQRLDAESLCKYNVECFKTIKIAVHKDEAFLKILKIKVIIEDVNDHKPKFAVKSVMLKFSERDGIGLKMAIPNAVDKDVGNLNSKISYQLTRRFRETFKLSVTKIITGSSKLAIILNEKLDREEKDSYSLQVIASDGGSPPKQGVLNIEITVTDENDNAPVFTQNIYNVSIRSTHGRFLPITVLSASDLDLGENGQVTYHISSATSDIAKSYFKLNEVTGEIFTQKTLNSEQKQTYKLFVEAKDGGNPSSSSTAMVLINVINQQNTVPKIDINFVTELRENTATISEGIKVGSFIAYVSVIDNDVGQNGEVECSLHHDKFILLDLGSKEYKITLKKPVDRETRDHYDISISCEDKGSPSMKTERKFFIQVMDVNDVQPQFMKEVFKFLTYENGKTNFPIGYINATDPDQDLSGQLSYHLLSNNKVTLPFRITSYGFISTTSSLDREKQEQYEFQVFVKDNGTPSLNNTANVVVEVLDKNDNAPYFTFPGVNPFTLDVHYHPQSKNEIAVLRASDRDSHLNAFLRYSILSGNDKLLFEINPYTGVFAFSRTVYQNDAGSYQLEFAVKDSGTPVLSATTTVSLTLTVSNKTSPALSTVQLKSDKMINLTWVIVIVTSAVIVSVAIVVSITLCVVRCNNNRNNQYITEINSDREKSHYTCVTKKSDTLNRSSNDMMARNTQLIETKAEFYPQYESQSEWTTSTIDKRPQSVLLLPTRFTKR
- the LOC115218780 gene encoding protocadherin beta-7-like isoform X1, with the translated sequence MCTSSAGTMLALVILLLSSLDICFAIDITFRVQEEKNIGTYVGDVAAESHFLDGMLSQHTNLITFNQLQQKQAGVSQLFNVSKRGELYTTQRLDAESLCKYNVECFKTIKIAVHKDEAFLKILKIKVIIEDVNDHKPKFAVKSVMLKFSERDGIGLKMAIPNAVDKDVGNLNSKISYQLTRRFRETFKLSVTKIITGSSKLAIILNEKLDREEKDSYSLQVIASDGGSPPKQGVLNIEITVTDENDNAPVFTQNIYNVSIRSTHGRFLPITVLSASDLDLGENGQVTYHISSATSDIAKSYFKLNEVTGEIFTQKTLNSEQKQTYKLFVEAKDGGNPSSSSTAMVLINVINQQNTVPKIDINFVTELRENTATISEGIKVGSFIAYVSVIDNDVGQNGEVECSLHHDKFILLDLGSKEYKITLKKPVDRETRDHYDISISCEDKGSPSMKTERKFFIQVMDVNDVQPQFMKEVFKFLTYENGKTNFPIGYINATDPDQDLSGQLSYHLLSNNKVTLPFRITSYGFISTTSSLDREKQEQYEFQVFVKDNGTPSLNNTANVVVEVLDKNDNAPYFTFPGVNPFTLDVHYHPQSKNEIAVLRASDRDSHLNAFLRYSILSGNDKLLFEINPYTGVFAFSRTVYQNDAGSYQLEFAVKDSGTPVLSATTTVSLTLTVSNKTSPALSTVQLKSDKMINLTWVIVIVTSAVIVSVAIVVSITLCVVRCNNNRNNQYITEINSDREKSHYTCVTKKSDTLNRSSNDMMARNTQLIETKAEFYPQYESQSEWTTSTIDKRPQSVLLRGRAAPMACGGPSGVKV